A region of Eschrichtius robustus isolate mEscRob2 chromosome 19, mEscRob2.pri, whole genome shotgun sequence DNA encodes the following proteins:
- the CIAO2B gene encoding cytosolic iron-sulfur assembly component 2B — MVGGGGMGGGLLENANPLIYERSGERPVTAGEEDEQVPDSIDAREIFDLIRSINDPEHPLTLEELNVVEQVRVQVSDPESTVAVAFTPTIPHCSMATLIGLSIKVKLLRSLPQRFKLDVHITPGTHASEHAVNKQLADKERVAAALENTHLLEVVNQCLSARS; from the exons ATGGTGGGCGGCGGCGGAATGGGGGGCGGCCTCCTGGAGAACGCTAACCCCCTCATCTACGAGCGCTCTGGGGAGCGGCCAGTGACCGCGGGCGAGGAGGACGAGCAGGTTCCAGACAGCATCGACGCGCGCGAGATCTTCG ATCTGATTCGCTCCATCAATGACCCGGAGCATCCACTGACACTAGAAGAATTGAACGTAGTAGAGCAAGTCCGGGTTCAG GTGAGCGACCCCGAGAGCACAGTCGCCGTGGCCTTCACACCCACCATTCCGCACTGCAGTATGGCCACACTTATTGGCCTGTCCATCAAAGTCAAGCTTCTGCGATCCCTTCCCCAGCGTTTCAAG CTGGACGTGCACATTACACCAGGGACCCATGCCTCGGAGCATGCAG TGAACAAGCAGCTTGCGGATAAAGAGCGGGTGGCAGCCGCCCTAGAGAACACCCACCTGCTGGAGGTTGTGAACCAGTGCCTATCAGCCCGCTCCTGA